From Paludisphaera rhizosphaerae, the proteins below share one genomic window:
- a CDS encoding acyltransferase family protein, which produces MDGLRAFAVVAVMFFHARAPFSELGMLGVDLFFVLSGFLITSLMLDEHSRTGRIDLIKFWARRFLRLAPAYWLYIAGVTLAIASGLGWTQEKYGWTASDLVRSFWLYYCNYAPWPIWEHQVVTAHLWSLAVEEQFYLLWPLILTMALSLGLTRKSTAIATWVLVAGMAARNILVPPYMDLRLEMRGLAIVVGCAFALSMAAWPGLAEVLGRRRVGETAAAAVLLLLIVATLALRRGVLDMQVLWAGVVPVLAVGLAIVVGYLWRRSEGPLDSALSWRPLVRIGRISYGLYLYHFLVLHLTGFALPGMEASHPGLYKPIRMVVYLVGSYLLAYLSYRFVEAGFLRLKSHLRPHGGHEPAKSAA; this is translated from the coding sequence TTGGACGGTCTCCGGGCGTTCGCCGTTGTGGCGGTGATGTTCTTCCACGCCCGCGCGCCGTTTTCCGAATTGGGGATGCTGGGGGTCGACCTCTTCTTCGTCCTCAGCGGGTTCTTGATCACATCGCTCATGCTGGACGAGCACTCGCGGACGGGCCGGATCGACCTGATCAAGTTCTGGGCGAGGAGGTTCCTGCGGCTGGCCCCAGCGTACTGGCTCTATATCGCCGGAGTCACGCTGGCCATTGCATCGGGCCTGGGATGGACTCAGGAGAAGTACGGGTGGACTGCCTCCGACCTCGTCAGATCGTTCTGGCTTTACTACTGCAACTACGCCCCCTGGCCGATCTGGGAGCACCAGGTCGTTACGGCTCACCTTTGGTCGTTGGCCGTTGAAGAGCAGTTTTATCTCCTCTGGCCGCTCATCCTGACGATGGCTTTGAGCCTCGGCCTGACTCGAAAATCGACGGCGATCGCCACCTGGGTTCTCGTCGCCGGGATGGCGGCCCGCAACATCCTCGTTCCGCCGTACATGGACCTGCGGCTCGAAATGCGGGGACTGGCGATCGTCGTGGGATGCGCCTTCGCGCTGAGCATGGCGGCCTGGCCAGGACTGGCGGAGGTTCTCGGCCGGCGACGGGTCGGCGAAACCGCCGCGGCGGCGGTGCTCTTGCTGCTGATCGTCGCAACGCTGGCCCTGCGACGGGGCGTCCTCGACATGCAGGTGCTCTGGGCCGGCGTCGTCCCCGTGCTCGCCGTCGGGCTCGCGATCGTCGTAGGCTACCTCTGGCGGCGGAGCGAGGGGCCTCTGGACTCAGCCCTGAGTTGGCGCCCCCTGGTCCGGATCGGCCGGATCTCTTACGGGCTCTACCTCTACCATTTTTTGGTGCTCCACCTCACAGGATTCGCGCTCCCCGGCATGGAGGCCTCACATCCCGGGCTCTACAAGCCGATCCGAATGGTGGTCTACCTGGTCGGGTCCTACCTGCTGGCCTACCTCAGCTACCGTTTCGTCGAGGCGGGATTTCTCCGTCTCAAATCGCATCTCCGACCGCACGGCGGCCACGAGCCAGCCAAGAGCGCTGCATGA
- a CDS encoding amino acid adenylation domain-containing protein → MDGRHLSRLLDEAAASRPDRTAVEDEQGRSLSYAELARAADRIAARLARWGVGRGDRVGLWLPKSLESVAAIHGILRAGAVYVPVDPTGPAGRAQGIFADSGARVVVVAAKLAPALRAAWTDRPDAPRLIVAEDEAAVAPLVDGDSTWADVLADDAPAPLPPPRSPDDLAYILFTSGSTGKPKGVMLSHANAFTFLDWCRESLGPWVDGDRYSSHAPFHFDLSIFDLFVSCLNAGTLVLIGETLAKEPAALGDYIQDKRIDVWYSAPSILAMMTEHGRIDRPGFRVPRLVLFAGEVFPIAPLRKLRTLWPDANLWNLYGPTETNVCTALEIPRVIPDEQEGPFPIGFACPPLVGRVVDEEGKTLATGALGELVIAGPGVMRGYFGRDDLTAAAFFTDEHGVKWYRTGDLVIDDGAGCYNFHGRRDRMVKKRGYRIELGEIESALYRHDGVDRAAVIAESGDEGVAIAAFVALKPEGKKSLIAMKRHCSIHLPNYMIPDRITFLDRLPATSTDKIDYQKLKALSASAPGE, encoded by the coding sequence ATGGACGGACGCCATCTCAGCCGATTGCTGGACGAGGCCGCCGCGTCGCGGCCGGACCGGACCGCCGTGGAGGACGAGCAGGGACGATCGCTGAGCTACGCCGAACTGGCCCGCGCCGCCGACCGCATCGCGGCCCGGCTCGCGCGCTGGGGCGTCGGCCGAGGCGACCGTGTCGGACTGTGGCTTCCCAAGAGCCTGGAATCGGTCGCGGCGATTCATGGGATCCTCCGCGCCGGGGCCGTCTACGTCCCCGTCGACCCGACCGGCCCCGCCGGCCGCGCCCAGGGGATCTTCGCCGACAGCGGGGCCCGCGTGGTCGTCGTCGCGGCGAAGCTCGCCCCGGCCCTGCGCGCCGCCTGGACCGACCGTCCCGACGCTCCGCGCTTGATCGTCGCCGAGGATGAGGCGGCGGTCGCCCCCCTGGTTGACGGCGATTCCACCTGGGCCGACGTCCTCGCCGACGACGCTCCGGCCCCCCTGCCCCCCCCGCGAAGCCCCGACGACCTGGCGTACATCCTGTTCACGTCGGGATCGACCGGGAAGCCGAAGGGGGTGATGCTGTCGCACGCCAACGCCTTCACGTTCCTGGATTGGTGCCGCGAGTCGCTGGGCCCCTGGGTCGACGGCGACCGCTATTCCTCGCACGCGCCCTTTCATTTCGATCTGTCGATCTTCGACCTGTTCGTCTCGTGCCTGAACGCCGGGACGCTCGTCCTGATCGGCGAGACCCTTGCCAAGGAGCCCGCGGCGCTCGGCGACTACATCCAGGACAAGCGGATCGACGTCTGGTACTCGGCCCCCTCGATCCTCGCGATGATGACCGAGCACGGGCGGATCGACCGCCCCGGCTTCCGGGTTCCGCGACTGGTCCTGTTCGCCGGCGAGGTCTTCCCCATCGCCCCGCTCCGCAAGCTGCGGACGCTCTGGCCGGACGCGAACCTCTGGAACCTCTACGGTCCCACCGAGACCAACGTCTGCACGGCGCTCGAGATTCCCCGCGTCATCCCCGACGAGCAGGAAGGGCCGTTCCCGATCGGATTCGCCTGCCCGCCACTGGTGGGTCGGGTCGTCGATGAAGAAGGGAAAACGCTGGCGACGGGCGCGCTGGGCGAGTTGGTCATCGCCGGGCCGGGCGTGATGCGCGGCTACTTCGGCCGGGACGACCTCACCGCGGCGGCCTTCTTCACCGACGAGCACGGCGTGAAGTGGTATCGCACGGGCGACCTCGTCATCGACGACGGAGCCGGCTGCTATAACTTCCACGGCCGCCGCGACCGCATGGTGAAGAAGCGCGGGTATCGGATCGAGCTGGGCGAGATCGAGTCGGCCCTCTATCGCCACGACGGCGTCGACCGCGCGGCGGTGATCGCCGAGAGCGGGGACGAGGGGGTCGCGATCGCGGCGTTCGTCGCGCTCAAGCCCGAGGGGAAGAAGTCGCTGATCGCCATGAAGCGGCATTGCTCGATCCACCTGCCGAACTACATGATCCCCGACCGGATCACGTTCCTGGACCGTCTGCCGGCGACCTCGACGGACAAGATCGACTACCAGAAGCTCAAGGCCCTGTCCGCGTCCGCCCCTGGAGAGTGA
- a CDS encoding sigma-70 family RNA polymerase sigma factor, with product MFRVGTLGAIPDGRLLDRFLSENEEAAEAAFEELVRRHGPMVFRVCRGVLRNPQDAEDAFQAAFLALATRAATIRQRESAGSWLFGVARRAALRLRRSAARRNSAHRAAAERSPRCYLPPPDDELGPEVLFEEIDALPGRLRESVILCCIEGLTYDAAADRLGLTEAAVRGRLARAREKLRRRLLRRGISVPIGLLLTALARPAEAVPLALLRSTTRISLGLATGSSIAALARGVLQSMMLHQLKNVAVASLALSAGLWALGALASTEKPHGQETPPAAPPQQAPRTKPAHPSYRMVGTVRVEGTGEPVAGATIQVFAGDSGPDHRGDLREAQSDAEGRYSIDLGKGYVRAWTIRAPAGYWAPDNGKNIEDVVLNEAQPEHRKDYVVRRAPTWHFQVLRPGQVEPRPEQMIAGQFLGTADPTGLLRVTVPDESKDVQVGVSKTPGGLPSVRAAAIERQDRGFRPDAVASIEKEEGDPVRFRLVDKDGKTASLVQAPSRCRLEPRIENGRVVVQILMLEPNAQDYGDLIGKVVDGSGGPIATARLALVWHDEQNGSSGMSDFTATTDDRGEFRLRSIPRRSPVGKSVKIGLVVTKDGFAGVDAPPFHFAPPTGETTQTAPTITLNPGTTFNGVVLDPEGKPVEGAWIEPGGSYAARSQFTKTDAAGRFAVKNLSEGMASLNIHYGKLLAGGKFPAFRDSAPITIKLAPAPDAAAMTARAEAAKAAREKYKSLAIGAQAPELNAGDWSDGRPRSLTELRGKIVFLNFWGAWCTPCVAELPTLEKLRAEYEPKGVVFLTIHTPGEPSKDAVRTLLEKNKATSLPFAFDRDLESLERQEDGATARLYGVHGFPTTIVIDRVGKVAFRTNDSDIRPRMEAIIKELGIDPQKADQQAFLRVGERLYRSAIEEALKSPSP from the coding sequence TTGTTCCGGGTCGGGACGCTCGGTGCGATCCCGGACGGCCGGCTCCTGGATCGGTTCCTCTCCGAGAATGAGGAAGCGGCCGAAGCGGCGTTCGAAGAACTGGTGAGACGACACGGCCCGATGGTCTTCCGCGTTTGTCGGGGCGTCCTCCGAAATCCGCAAGACGCCGAGGACGCCTTCCAGGCGGCCTTCCTCGCCCTGGCGACGCGGGCGGCGACGATCCGTCAGCGCGAGTCGGCGGGGAGTTGGCTGTTCGGCGTCGCTCGCCGAGCGGCCCTGCGGCTCCGTCGCTCCGCCGCGAGGAGAAACTCGGCCCACCGGGCCGCGGCCGAGCGGTCGCCGAGGTGTTACCTACCTCCTCCTGACGACGAGCTGGGCCCTGAGGTCCTTTTCGAGGAGATCGACGCCCTCCCCGGGCGCCTCCGCGAATCGGTGATCCTCTGCTGCATAGAGGGCCTGACCTACGATGCCGCGGCGGATCGACTCGGCCTAACCGAGGCCGCCGTGCGCGGCCGACTGGCCCGCGCGAGGGAAAAGCTGCGCAGACGCCTTCTGCGACGAGGAATATCGGTGCCGATCGGCCTGCTGCTGACCGCTCTGGCCCGTCCGGCCGAGGCCGTCCCCCTCGCTCTGCTGCGCTCAACCACGAGGATCTCGCTCGGGCTCGCGACGGGTAGTTCCATCGCGGCCCTGGCCAGGGGAGTTTTGCAATCCATGATGCTTCATCAATTGAAAAACGTCGCCGTCGCATCGCTCGCCCTCTCGGCCGGACTTTGGGCGTTAGGGGCATTGGCCTCGACGGAGAAGCCTCACGGCCAGGAAACGCCGCCGGCCGCGCCGCCCCAACAGGCTCCCAGGACGAAGCCCGCCCACCCCAGCTACCGGATGGTGGGGACGGTGCGCGTCGAGGGGACCGGAGAACCCGTCGCCGGCGCGACGATCCAGGTCTTCGCGGGAGACAGCGGCCCCGATCACCGGGGCGACCTTCGAGAGGCGCAGTCCGACGCCGAGGGCCGATATTCCATCGACCTCGGCAAGGGCTACGTGCGCGCGTGGACGATCCGGGCCCCGGCCGGCTACTGGGCCCCTGACAACGGCAAGAATATCGAGGACGTCGTGCTCAACGAGGCCCAGCCGGAGCATAGGAAGGATTACGTGGTCCGTCGCGCCCCCACCTGGCACTTCCAGGTTCTTCGACCTGGGCAAGTTGAACCGAGGCCGGAGCAAATGATCGCGGGCCAGTTCCTGGGAACCGCCGATCCGACAGGGCTCCTCCGGGTGACGGTCCCCGACGAGTCGAAGGACGTCCAGGTCGGCGTTTCAAAAACGCCCGGAGGCTTACCCTCAGTCAGGGCGGCCGCGATCGAGCGTCAGGACAGGGGATTTCGCCCCGACGCCGTGGCGTCGATCGAAAAAGAGGAAGGCGACCCCGTCCGCTTCCGGCTCGTGGACAAGGACGGCAAAACCGCCTCGCTGGTCCAGGCTCCGAGCCGGTGTCGGCTCGAACCGAGAATCGAGAACGGCCGGGTCGTCGTTCAGATCCTGATGCTGGAGCCGAACGCGCAGGACTACGGCGACCTGATCGGCAAGGTTGTCGACGGCTCCGGTGGGCCGATCGCGACTGCGCGATTGGCCTTGGTCTGGCATGACGAGCAGAATGGATCGAGCGGGATGTCCGACTTCACGGCGACCACGGACGATCGGGGCGAGTTCCGCCTCCGCTCGATCCCCCGGAGGTCCCCCGTCGGGAAGTCGGTCAAGATCGGCCTGGTCGTGACGAAGGACGGTTTCGCCGGGGTCGACGCACCACCCTTTCACTTCGCCCCCCCGACCGGCGAGACAACACAAACCGCGCCGACGATCACCCTGAACCCCGGGACGACCTTCAACGGCGTCGTCCTCGACCCCGAAGGAAAACCCGTCGAGGGAGCCTGGATCGAGCCGGGCGGCTCTTATGCAGCCCGCAGCCAGTTCACCAAAACGGACGCGGCCGGTCGGTTCGCCGTGAAAAACCTTTCCGAGGGGATGGCGTCGCTCAACATCCACTATGGGAAGCTCTTAGCGGGGGGGAAGTTCCCGGCATTCCGGGACTCGGCACCGATCACCATCAAGCTCGCCCCTGCACCAGACGCCGCGGCGATGACGGCGCGTGCGGAGGCGGCGAAGGCGGCCCGCGAGAAATACAAGTCCCTCGCTATCGGCGCCCAAGCGCCGGAGTTGAACGCCGGCGACTGGTCCGACGGCCGACCGCGCTCGCTGACGGAGCTTCGGGGGAAAATCGTCTTCCTCAACTTCTGGGGTGCCTGGTGCACGCCCTGCGTCGCCGAGTTGCCGACTCTGGAAAAACTTCGCGCCGAGTATGAGCCGAAGGGCGTCGTGTTCCTGACGATCCATACACCGGGCGAGCCGTCGAAGGACGCCGTCCGCACGCTGCTGGAGAAGAACAAGGCAACATCCTTGCCGTTCGCCTTCGACCGCGACCTGGAAAGCCTGGAGCGTCAAGAAGACGGCGCGACTGCCCGCCTTTACGGCGTTCACGGGTTTCCGACGACCATTGTCATCGACCGCGTCGGCAAGGTTGCCTTCCGCACTAACGACTCGGACATTCGCCCCCGGATGGAGGCCATCATCAAGGAGTTGGGCATCGATCCGCAGAAGGCAGACCAGCAGGCTTTCCTCCGAGTCGGTGAGAGGCTATATCGCTCGGCGATCGAGGAAGCGTTGAAGTCCCCGTCGCCGTGA
- a CDS encoding Gfo/Idh/MocA family protein → MKAKRVTSGKVRYGIVAGGAISQGHFMPGVRNTKNSELTVLVTGDPEKAAVLKDEFGLQNTYHYDDFDKLLEADEVDALYVATPNHLHTPYVVPALKAGVHVLLEKPMAVSEEDCQAMIAAARESGAKLMIAYRLHFEPATVAAIEQVRDGDIGEPRVFTSTFSQPLDPDNHRAKHGFDDGPVYDMGVYPINACRQLFGTEPIEVHAVASRNEDWGLDLDDTVSVTLRFPNGGQAVFVASYAMDKFEHYSLVGTKGSLEFQPAYSYGHGLEYDVTTGGETEHKSFPETDHFGGEAEYFSNCIINDVDPEPDGEEGWCDVRIVEAVRRALETGKPQKLEPYTRQRRIEPDQVMGLPPAAKVELVDAADPARKN, encoded by the coding sequence ATGAAGGCCAAGCGAGTCACGAGCGGGAAGGTGCGTTACGGGATCGTGGCCGGCGGGGCGATCTCGCAGGGCCACTTCATGCCGGGCGTGCGGAACACGAAGAACTCCGAGTTGACGGTCCTCGTCACCGGAGATCCGGAAAAAGCGGCCGTCCTCAAGGATGAGTTCGGCCTTCAAAACACGTATCACTACGACGACTTCGACAAGCTCCTGGAAGCGGACGAGGTCGACGCGCTCTACGTCGCCACGCCCAATCATCTGCACACGCCCTACGTCGTGCCAGCGCTCAAGGCGGGGGTCCACGTCCTGCTGGAGAAGCCGATGGCGGTCTCGGAAGAGGACTGCCAGGCCATGATCGCCGCCGCGAGGGAATCAGGCGCGAAGCTTATGATCGCATACCGCCTCCACTTCGAGCCCGCAACCGTCGCGGCGATCGAGCAGGTGCGCGACGGCGACATCGGCGAGCCTCGCGTTTTCACGTCGACCTTCTCGCAGCCCCTCGATCCAGACAACCACCGCGCCAAGCACGGCTTCGACGACGGTCCCGTGTATGACATGGGCGTCTATCCCATCAACGCCTGCCGACAACTTTTCGGCACGGAGCCGATCGAGGTCCACGCCGTCGCCTCGCGCAACGAAGATTGGGGCCTCGACCTGGACGATACGGTGAGCGTCACGCTCCGATTCCCCAACGGCGGCCAGGCTGTGTTCGTCGCCTCCTACGCCATGGACAAGTTCGAGCACTATTCACTGGTCGGCACGAAGGGAAGCCTCGAATTCCAGCCGGCCTATTCCTACGGCCACGGCCTCGAATACGACGTCACCACGGGCGGCGAGACCGAACACAAGTCATTCCCCGAAACCGACCACTTCGGCGGCGAGGCGGAGTATTTCTCCAACTGCATCATCAACGACGTCGATCCCGAGCCCGACGGCGAGGAAGGTTGGTGCGACGTCCGAATCGTCGAGGCCGTCCGCCGGGCTCTCGAAACGGGCAAGCCCCAGAAGCTCGAGCCGTACACCCGCCAACGTCGGATCGAGCCCGACCAGGTGATGGGACTGCCGCCGGCCGCCAAGGTGGAGTTGGTCGACGCCGCCGACCCGGCTCGAAAGAACTGA
- a CDS encoding DUF1559 domain-containing protein, translated as MMRPSGGARLARAFTLIELLVVIAIIAVLIALLLPAVQAAREAARRSQCVNNLKQIGLALHNYHSSYESFPMLAGSAGTGIQDTGVGHGPSVLLFVLPNMEQSALFNAFNMQVEAVVGAVATATALNTTVFNSSVAGYLCPSDTGGSTFKMGTNYGASVGAQFNTYSPINNSSGAGLGMFAALCVYGLRDCTDGTSNTIAFSEKLIGDNTTATVNGAETYACVAWPGTNVNGSGADQVMPSGLTTLNTYIATCNAMRAAGTASQANSSGQYWAAGRVNEGPNVDELLPPNSKHASCYNVAQVTGLKTARSRHSGGVNTLMSDGSVRFAKDSVAQNVWWALGSRASGEVISADSY; from the coding sequence ATGATGCGTCCTTCGGGCGGTGCGCGCCTTGCGCGCGCGTTTACGCTGATCGAACTCCTGGTGGTGATCGCCATCATTGCCGTCTTGATCGCGCTGTTGTTGCCGGCAGTGCAGGCCGCTCGCGAGGCGGCGAGACGGAGCCAATGCGTCAACAATTTGAAGCAGATCGGGCTGGCGCTGCACAACTACCACTCGTCCTATGAATCGTTCCCGATGCTGGCGGGCTCCGCCGGGACGGGGATCCAAGACACGGGGGTCGGGCACGGCCCGAGCGTGCTCCTGTTCGTGCTGCCGAACATGGAGCAATCGGCCCTGTTCAACGCGTTCAACATGCAGGTCGAGGCGGTTGTCGGGGCCGTGGCGACAGCTACGGCCTTGAACACGACGGTCTTTAACTCGTCGGTGGCGGGGTACCTGTGCCCGTCGGACACGGGCGGCAGCACCTTCAAGATGGGGACGAACTACGGGGCGAGCGTCGGCGCTCAGTTCAACACGTACTCGCCGATCAACAATTCCTCGGGGGCGGGCCTGGGGATGTTCGCGGCCCTCTGCGTGTACGGCCTGAGGGATTGCACCGACGGGACGAGCAACACGATCGCGTTCAGCGAGAAGCTGATCGGGGACAACACGACCGCGACGGTCAACGGGGCCGAGACGTACGCTTGCGTGGCGTGGCCGGGCACCAACGTCAACGGGTCGGGGGCCGACCAGGTCATGCCGTCGGGCCTGACCACGTTGAACACGTACATCGCGACGTGCAACGCGATGCGGGCGGCGGGGACGGCGAGCCAGGCGAATTCGAGCGGCCAGTACTGGGCGGCCGGTCGGGTGAATGAAGGGCCGAACGTTGATGAGCTGTTGCCGCCCAACTCGAAGCACGCCAGTTGCTACAACGTCGCCCAGGTGACGGGGCTGAAGACGGCCCGCAGCCGTCACTCCGGCGGCGTGAACACGCTCATGAGCGACGGCAGCGTCCGCTTCGCCAAGGACAGCGTCGCCCAGAACGTCTGGTGGGCTCTGGGGTCGAGGGCGAGTGGTGAGGTGATCAGCGCAGACAGCTACTGA
- a CDS encoding lysophospholipid acyltransferase family protein: MKHLARRIFTWKFYFYELLLPGLGAIRPERADAIVRSAGWGSTYLRPGRRSRLKTAMDRVNTLLKRSDADRADWRALAESAARFTARDYPLDGVGDAEALARFDVSGFDDVQEALGKGRGVILVGSHMGAHIAGMHWLFRRGLPIRALVQRPKHVSRELNRRFDEAVSPYPQSEFFLRRGLPATAAVERMMQARSALRDGLALYLNGDIVWEGSNTRTCRLLGRDHEFLAVWAELACLTRAPVFFVFCRHLDAGRFAIEFKRLDPATPNKPDLLLAAYLAEVEAQVARDPSEAVAYLTWPCYTEAPETAVARSRRQEPPSRRIEAREEADVVSA, translated from the coding sequence GTGAAGCACCTTGCTCGTCGCATCTTCACCTGGAAGTTCTACTTCTACGAGCTGCTCCTGCCGGGCCTGGGCGCGATCCGCCCTGAGCGGGCCGACGCGATCGTCCGCTCGGCCGGCTGGGGATCGACGTACCTCCGCCCCGGCCGTCGGTCGCGGTTGAAGACGGCCATGGATCGCGTCAACACGCTGCTGAAGCGCAGCGACGCCGACCGAGCCGACTGGCGTGCGCTCGCCGAGAGCGCCGCGAGATTCACCGCCCGCGACTACCCGCTCGACGGCGTCGGCGACGCCGAGGCCCTCGCCCGCTTCGACGTGTCGGGCTTCGACGACGTGCAAGAAGCGCTGGGCAAAGGCCGAGGCGTGATCCTCGTCGGCAGCCACATGGGGGCTCACATCGCCGGGATGCACTGGCTCTTCCGTCGCGGCCTGCCGATCCGGGCGCTCGTCCAGCGCCCCAAGCACGTCTCACGCGAGTTGAACCGTCGCTTCGACGAGGCCGTTTCACCGTATCCCCAGTCGGAGTTCTTCCTCCGACGCGGCCTCCCCGCGACGGCGGCCGTCGAGCGGATGATGCAGGCGCGGTCGGCTCTCCGCGACGGCCTGGCGCTCTACCTCAACGGCGACATCGTCTGGGAAGGCTCGAACACCCGGACCTGCCGGCTCCTCGGCCGCGACCACGAGTTCCTCGCCGTCTGGGCCGAGTTGGCCTGTCTCACCCGCGCCCCGGTCTTCTTCGTCTTCTGCCGACACCTCGACGCCGGCCGGTTCGCCATCGAGTTCAAGCGACTCGACCCGGCCACCCCGAACAAGCCCGACCTCCTTCTCGCCGCGTACCTGGCCGAGGTGGAAGCTCAGGTCGCCCGCGACCCCTCGGAAGCCGTCGCCTACCTCACCTGGCCCTGCTACACCGAAGCCCCCGAAACGGCCGTCGCCCGCTCCCGCCGCCAGGAGCCCCCGTCCCGCCGAATCGAAGCCCGCGAAGAGGCCGACGTGGTCTCGGCCTGA
- a CDS encoding ArnT family glycosyltransferase, whose translation MSERGGKSWRERWGDPILGLLIASATLVLLIATLNDYGMAWDEGFTVEREERLREWFAKVGGAGSSVRHARAMSLSKLESRGSYLAKAGASASSPWSRESLRFYWPFAREEPNGHPPLYALLGLAGWAVSHDSLSPPGSYRLGPAALFAATVGVVYVFMARRYGRVAGLMASFGLVAMPRMFAHAHLASYDVPTLCFWFLAVVAFLKAVEPSPGNRWWLWTAAFGLAWGCGMATKFTGWFIPFPLIAWSLFYLDRRSVRVLALGGVVAALVVYATNPTWWAEPIQGLRAFLVSNLTRDQLRPIPTYFLGRLYRFSLPWYNTLVITAIVTPPLTLALALLGSARVVSGRFRDREGTLLFLCWVFFLVLRALPNAPGHDGERQFLTAFVFLACLSGIGLTALGEWIGRIPGLDRPALGRGCQAIALTAALALGGWSTWRYHPLQLSYFNALIGGLSGATRAGIEPTYYWEAVTPDVRDWLNTHTDEGRTIAFCFPAVTFEYLHDWGQLKPLPLILPATPPQWYVVMNRTGHLLFQSMSLPRFLLEHGKPAYVKFSSAAPDVPLVLIYSGVEVSAADLILKWSDGKQPNSAKDEHRSAPDLKTP comes from the coding sequence ATGAGTGAGCGCGGTGGAAAGTCGTGGAGAGAGCGGTGGGGGGACCCGATCCTGGGCCTTCTGATCGCCTCGGCCACGCTGGTCTTGCTGATCGCGACGCTGAACGACTACGGCATGGCGTGGGACGAGGGGTTCACGGTCGAGCGCGAGGAACGCCTGCGGGAATGGTTCGCGAAGGTCGGCGGCGCGGGGTCGTCCGTTCGCCATGCGCGAGCGATGAGTCTCTCAAAGCTCGAGTCGCGCGGATCGTACCTGGCGAAGGCGGGGGCCTCGGCCTCGTCGCCCTGGAGCCGCGAGTCGTTGCGGTTCTACTGGCCGTTCGCGCGGGAGGAGCCGAACGGGCACCCTCCTCTCTATGCGCTTCTTGGGCTGGCCGGCTGGGCGGTGAGCCATGACTCTCTGTCGCCTCCAGGCTCGTACCGGCTTGGACCGGCGGCGCTGTTCGCGGCGACGGTCGGCGTCGTCTATGTCTTCATGGCTCGGCGCTACGGCCGAGTTGCGGGGCTCATGGCGTCGTTCGGCCTGGTCGCGATGCCCCGGATGTTCGCCCACGCGCACCTGGCCTCGTACGACGTGCCGACACTCTGCTTCTGGTTCCTGGCCGTGGTCGCATTCCTGAAGGCCGTCGAGCCGTCGCCCGGGAATCGTTGGTGGCTCTGGACGGCGGCCTTCGGCCTCGCCTGGGGCTGCGGGATGGCCACCAAATTCACCGGCTGGTTCATCCCGTTCCCACTGATCGCCTGGAGTCTTTTCTACCTCGACCGGCGCTCCGTGCGAGTTCTGGCCTTGGGGGGCGTGGTCGCCGCCCTTGTGGTCTACGCCACGAACCCGACCTGGTGGGCGGAGCCGATCCAGGGCCTGCGCGCGTTCCTCGTCTCGAACCTGACCCGGGACCAACTGCGCCCGATCCCGACCTACTTCCTCGGGCGGCTCTACCGGTTCTCGCTCCCCTGGTACAACACCCTGGTCATCACGGCAATCGTGACGCCTCCATTGACCCTGGCGCTGGCGCTGCTCGGCAGCGCCCGGGTCGTCTCGGGCCGGTTCCGCGACCGCGAGGGGACGCTCTTATTCCTCTGCTGGGTGTTCTTCCTGGTCCTCCGCGCCCTACCGAACGCGCCTGGGCACGACGGCGAACGCCAGTTCCTGACGGCGTTCGTGTTCCTGGCCTGTCTGTCGGGAATCGGCCTGACCGCCCTCGGGGAATGGATCGGCCGCATCCCCGGCCTCGACCGCCCCGCCCTCGGGCGAGGATGTCAGGCCATAGCCCTGACCGCCGCGCTGGCCCTCGGAGGGTGGAGCACCTGGCGATATCACCCGCTGCAACTGTCGTACTTCAACGCCCTGATCGGCGGGCTCTCGGGCGCGACGCGGGCGGGAATCGAACCGACCTACTACTGGGAAGCCGTAACGCCGGACGTGCGCGACTGGCTCAATACGCATACGGACGAGGGACGGACGATCGCCTTCTGCTTCCCGGCGGTGACCTTCGAGTACCTTCACGATTGGGGCCAGCTCAAACCCTTGCCCCTGATCCTGCCCGCAACGCCTCCCCAGTGGTACGTGGTGATGAACCGCACGGGGCATCTGCTGTTCCAGTCCATGAGCCTCCCGCGGTTCCTGCTGGAGCACGGCAAGCCGGCTTACGTCAAGTTCAGCAGCGCCGCGCCGGATGTGCCGCTCGTCCTGATCTATTCCGGCGTCGAGGTCTCCGCGGCCGACCTCATCCTGAAATGGTCGGACGGCAAGCAGCCGAATTCAGCCAAGGATGAACACCGATCAGCCCCAGATTTGAAGACGCCCTGA